Proteins found in one Paenibacillus wynnii genomic segment:
- the lpdA gene encoding dihydrolipoyl dehydrogenase, producing the protein MTISCDVAILGGGTGGYVAAIRAAQLGKSVVIIEMDKLGGTCLHRGCIPSKSLLRSAEVFAEMNESESYGIETSGVKLVFPKVQQRKEAIVEQLHQGVQFLMRKNKIQVVKGKGRVIGPSIFSPRSGAVAVELEDGEMENVVSSHLIIATGSRPRVLPGLIPDGKAIFSSEEALKMEELPSSMIILGGGVIGVEWASMLADFGVEVTVVEAEEQLLPFEDAEVAKELLRLLKKRGVKVLTGTRVDTNSCQVTEDGVTLEARKGEQSQTLSAAKLLVSVGRQANIENIGLENTDIRFEKGIISVNDNMQTNEPHIYAIGDCIGGLQLAHAASHEGIRAVNHLAGEKLHPYHTHLVPRCVYSRPEVASVGYAEKEAKALGHDVVTGKFPFSAIGKAIVYGMKDGFVKVVADRSSGDILGVQMIGPHVTDLIGEAALAQILDATPWEVGEAIHAHPTLSEIIGEAMLAVDGKAIGM; encoded by the coding sequence ATGACAATATCATGTGATGTGGCGATACTAGGCGGAGGAACAGGTGGATATGTGGCAGCGATTCGCGCCGCACAGCTGGGGAAGTCAGTCGTCATTATAGAAATGGATAAATTAGGCGGGACATGTCTGCATCGGGGATGCATTCCGAGCAAATCCCTTCTACGCAGTGCAGAGGTATTCGCGGAAATGAATGAAAGTGAAAGCTATGGAATTGAGACTTCCGGCGTAAAGCTGGTTTTCCCGAAAGTTCAGCAGCGCAAAGAAGCGATTGTGGAGCAACTCCATCAGGGCGTGCAATTTTTGATGCGGAAAAATAAGATTCAAGTTGTAAAAGGTAAAGGCCGTGTTATTGGTCCTTCCATCTTCTCGCCGCGTAGCGGTGCAGTAGCTGTTGAGCTGGAGGATGGAGAGATGGAGAACGTTGTTTCCAGCCATTTAATCATTGCTACAGGCTCACGCCCGCGTGTCCTTCCTGGACTTATTCCGGATGGTAAAGCGATCTTTAGCAGTGAAGAAGCTTTGAAGATGGAAGAATTGCCCTCCTCCATGATTATTCTTGGCGGCGGAGTCATCGGTGTGGAATGGGCGTCAATGCTGGCTGATTTTGGTGTCGAAGTTACCGTTGTTGAAGCCGAAGAACAATTGCTCCCGTTCGAGGATGCAGAGGTGGCTAAAGAGCTTCTTCGACTTTTGAAAAAGCGTGGTGTCAAAGTGTTGACAGGTACGAGGGTTGACACTAACAGTTGTCAGGTAACCGAGGATGGAGTTACTCTAGAGGCTCGAAAAGGGGAACAAAGCCAAACGCTGTCAGCAGCGAAGCTGTTGGTTTCCGTAGGTAGACAAGCTAATATCGAGAATATAGGTCTGGAGAATACAGACATTCGTTTCGAGAAGGGCATCATATCTGTGAATGATAATATGCAGACGAATGAGCCTCATATCTATGCCATCGGAGATTGCATAGGAGGCCTTCAACTGGCGCATGCAGCCAGTCATGAAGGGATAAGAGCGGTGAACCATTTGGCGGGCGAAAAACTTCATCCGTATCATACCCATCTGGTCCCTCGCTGTGTCTATTCGCGACCGGAGGTTGCCAGTGTGGGTTATGCTGAGAAAGAGGCCAAGGCACTGGGGCATGATGTAGTGACAGGCAAGTTCCCTTTCTCCGCGATCGGCAAAGCGATTGTATACGGAATGAAGGATGGTTTTGTAAAAGTGGTAGCAGATCGCAGCAGCGGTGATATTCTCGGCGTACAGATGATTGGCCCGCATGTTACTGATCTTATCGGTGAAGCCGCGTTAGCTCAAATCTTGGATGCAACGCCTTGGGAAGTCGGCGAGGCTATTCATGCCCATCCAACATTATCCGAGATTATCGGTGAGGCGATGCTGGCTGTAGACGGAAAAGCTATCGGAATGTAA
- a CDS encoding DUF2627 domain-containing protein, producing the protein MKLLITRFIAILILVIPGLFAMKGFIMMKDDVYNYISMHGDDTATPVFTWLHFGGGLLLFAAGMAFLGGWILTRDRKRNYVGPRFKEKKKPAQTQPPKTTS; encoded by the coding sequence ATGAAACTGCTAATTACACGCTTTATTGCCATTCTAATTCTCGTGATTCCCGGCCTGTTTGCCATGAAGGGCTTTATCATGATGAAGGATGATGTATATAATTATATATCCATGCACGGCGATGATACGGCAACCCCAGTATTTACCTGGCTTCATTTCGGAGGAGGACTGCTCCTCTTCGCAGCTGGAATGGCTTTTCTTGGCGGTTGGATTCTTACCCGGGACCGCAAGCGCAACTATGTCGGTCCTCGGTTTAAGGAGAAAAAGAAACCCGCACAAACTCAGCCGCCAAAGACAACCTCATAA